One genomic segment of Manis javanica isolate MJ-LG chromosome 7, MJ_LKY, whole genome shotgun sequence includes these proteins:
- the LOC140850319 gene encoding olfactory receptor 13A1-like — MASGNQTAVTLFTLQSFTDDPWLRAALFCLFLALFAVALAGNGLIIAAIRCSPNLHTPMYFFLVNLAMLDMICTLSILPKVLQSLVGESTITFWGCLSQMFFFTWSLSSELLLFTAMAYDRYLAICRPLHYGALMSGRVCLSLAIFVWTTGTLTALVLTGLVLRLSFCGPHIIAHFFCEIPPVLLLSCSPTFINNVTTMVADIFCSGMNFLLTMTSYGFIIASILRIRSAEGKRRAFSTCSSHLVVVSVYYSTVLYTYIRPGLGSAGLLDKAIAVLYTIVTPSLNPLIYTLRNKEFKASLRKLLLFFTK, encoded by the coding sequence ATGGCGTCTGGGAACCAGACCGCTGTGACCCTCTTCACCCTGCAGAGCTTCACCGACGACCCCTGGCTCCGGGCTGCCCTCTTCTGTCTCTTCTTGGCCCTGTTTGCCGTGGCCCTAGCTGGCAATGGGCTGATTATTGCCGCCATCCGCTGCAGCCCcaacctccacacccccatgtacttcttcctggtCAACCTGGCCATGCTGGACATGATCTGCACCCTGTCCATCCTCCCCAAGGTCCTGCAGAGCCTGGTCGGTGAGAGCACCATCACCTTCTGGGGCTGCCTCAGCCAGATGTTCTTCTTCACCTGGTCGCTGAGCTCGGAGCTGCTTCTCTTCACCGCCATGGCCTACGACCGCTACCTGGCCATCTGCCGCCCTCTGCATTATGGCGCCCTGATGAGCGGGAGGGTCTGCCTCTCCCTGGCCATCTTCGTGTGGACCACAGGGACACTCACTGCCTTAGTGCTCACGGGCCTGGTGCTGCGTCTGTCCTTCTGCGGCCCCCATATAATTGCACACTTCTTCTGTGAGATCCCACCGGTgctgctgctctcctgcagcccgaCTTTCATTAACAATGTGACGACCATGGTCGCTGACATATTCTGCTCTGGGATGAACTTCCTGCTCACCATGACTTCCTACGGCTTCATCATCGCCAGCATCCTGCGTATCCGCTCAGCAGAGGGCAAGCGGagggccttctccacctgctcctcccacctcgtGGTGGTCTCCGTGTACTACTCCACCGTCCTCTACACCTACATCCGCCCGGGCCTGGGGTCTGCTGGGCTCCTGGACAAGGCTATTGCCGTTCTGTATACCATTGTGACTCCCAGTCTCAACCCCCTTATTTACACCCTGAGAAACAAGGAATTCAAAGCATCCCTTAGAAAACTCTTGCTGTTCTTCACCAAGTGA